One part of the Methylobacterium mesophilicum SR1.6/6 genome encodes these proteins:
- a CDS encoding AMP-binding protein, which produces MPSFREARDLLLAHRTDYAAAVSAFAWPDPVPFNWALDWFDAVLAGPESRDRAALRIIEAGSGAEQSLTFGALAARSNQVANHLRQLGLKRGDHLLLLLGNVPALWETMLAAMKLGAVIIPATTLLTADELADRLARGRPRAIVAGPEQIARFSGLDMGDAIRLVTGAAAEGWAAYDAAFAAPESFAPDGPTGADDPMLLYFTSGTTAKPKLVRHSHRSYPVGALSTMYWLGLQPGDVHCNVSSPGWAKHAWSSFFAPWNAGATILVINQAPFNAAALLAQLERTGATTLCAPPTVWRMIIQEDLTGRNLALREVCAAGEPLNPEVIERVKGAWGLTIRDGYGQTETTALMANTPGQPVVPGALGRPLPGYRVRVLDLDGQPASEGEVCLELGAHRPAGLMQGYDDGQGRLSGADGDLYHTGDVAFVDQEGCFTFVGRADDVFKSSGYRISPFELESVLIEHPAVAEAAVVPVPDPMRHTIPKAYVSLVAGAAAGPETALDIFRFTNARLATFKRLRGLEFVTDLPKTISGKIRRVQLRRLEHEGVTDDPYRGRAYTQADFPELKGEAERKLDQTAG; this is translated from the coding sequence CCGTTCAACTGGGCGCTCGACTGGTTCGACGCGGTGCTGGCCGGCCCCGAAAGCCGTGACCGCGCCGCGCTCCGGATCATCGAGGCCGGCAGCGGTGCCGAGCAGAGCCTCACCTTCGGTGCGCTGGCGGCCCGGTCCAATCAGGTGGCCAACCACCTGCGGCAGCTCGGCCTGAAGCGCGGCGACCACCTGCTCCTGCTGCTCGGCAACGTCCCCGCCCTCTGGGAGACCATGCTGGCGGCGATGAAGCTCGGCGCCGTGATCATCCCGGCGACCACGCTGCTCACCGCCGACGAGCTCGCCGACCGCCTCGCCCGCGGGCGCCCGCGGGCGATCGTGGCCGGGCCGGAGCAGATCGCACGGTTCTCCGGCCTCGACATGGGGGATGCCATCCGCCTTGTCACCGGGGCCGCCGCGGAGGGCTGGGCCGCCTACGACGCGGCGTTCGCCGCGCCCGAGAGCTTCGCGCCCGACGGCCCGACCGGGGCCGACGACCCGATGCTCCTCTACTTCACCTCCGGCACCACCGCGAAGCCGAAGCTCGTCCGCCACAGCCATCGCTCCTACCCGGTGGGCGCGCTCTCGACGATGTACTGGCTCGGGCTGCAGCCCGGGGACGTGCACTGCAACGTCTCCTCGCCGGGCTGGGCCAAGCACGCGTGGTCGTCGTTCTTCGCCCCCTGGAACGCGGGGGCGACGATCCTGGTCATCAACCAGGCGCCGTTCAACGCCGCCGCCCTGCTGGCGCAGCTGGAGCGCACCGGCGCCACCACGCTCTGCGCCCCGCCGACCGTGTGGCGCATGATCATCCAGGAGGATCTCACCGGCCGGAATCTCGCCCTGCGCGAGGTCTGCGCGGCCGGCGAGCCGCTGAACCCCGAGGTGATCGAGCGGGTGAAGGGCGCCTGGGGCCTCACGATCCGCGACGGCTACGGCCAGACCGAGACCACGGCGCTCATGGCCAACACGCCGGGCCAGCCGGTGGTGCCCGGGGCGCTCGGCCGGCCCCTGCCGGGCTACCGGGTGCGCGTCCTCGACCTCGACGGACAGCCGGCCTCCGAGGGCGAGGTCTGCCTGGAACTCGGCGCCCACCGCCCCGCCGGCCTGATGCAGGGCTACGACGACGGCCAGGGCCGTCTCTCGGGCGCCGACGGCGACCTCTATCACACCGGCGACGTGGCCTTCGTCGACCAGGAGGGCTGCTTCACCTTCGTGGGCCGGGCCGACGACGTGTTCAAGTCATCGGGCTACCGGATCAGCCCCTTCGAGCTGGAGAGCGTGCTGATCGAGCACCCGGCCGTGGCAGAAGCCGCGGTGGTCCCGGTGCCCGACCCGATGCGCCACACGATCCCCAAGGCCTATGTCTCCTTGGTGGCGGGCGCCGCCGCCGGGCCTGAGACGGCGCTCGACATCTTCCGCTTCACCAACGCGCGGCTCGCGACCTTCAAGCGCCTGCGCGGGCTCGAATTCGTCACCGACCTGCCCAAGACGATCTCGGGCAAGATCCGCCGGGTGCAGCTGCGCCGCCTGGAGCACGAGGGCGTCACCGACGATCCGTATCGCGGCCGGGCCTACACGCAGGCGGATTTCCCCGAGCTGAAGGGCGAGGCGGAGCGCAAGCTCGACCAGACGGCGGGGTGA
- a CDS encoding transglutaminase-like cysteine peptidase has protein sequence MMAGAAALLGLAATAQAQTLASLPSEAGARVQGEARPIAAWVTFCQSYAAECAVDRSEPARISLTPSTWATIVSVNRRVNKAVEPMTDQEHLHVADRWDLAEDGIGDCEDFQLLKRHLLAEAGLPRRAMRMTVVIDEKGEGHAVLTLITDRGDLVLDNKTSAILPWHKTGYVFIKRESQDAVAWVSLGGVTSPVTTANR, from the coding sequence ATGATGGCCGGTGCGGCGGCGCTGCTCGGCCTCGCCGCCACCGCGCAGGCTCAGACGCTGGCGAGCCTTCCGAGTGAGGCTGGGGCGCGGGTGCAGGGGGAGGCCCGTCCGATCGCCGCGTGGGTGACGTTCTGCCAGTCCTACGCGGCCGAATGCGCGGTGGACCGCAGCGAGCCGGCGCGGATCAGCCTGACGCCGTCGACCTGGGCGACGATCGTGTCGGTGAACCGGCGGGTCAACAAGGCGGTCGAGCCGATGACAGACCAGGAGCACCTGCACGTGGCCGACCGCTGGGACCTGGCCGAGGACGGCATCGGCGACTGCGAGGACTTCCAGCTGCTCAAGCGCCACCTGCTGGCCGAGGCCGGGCTGCCGCGGCGGGCGATGCGCATGACCGTGGTGATCGACGAGAAGGGCGAGGGCCACGCGGTGCTCACCCTGATCACCGACCGGGGCGACCTCGTGCTCGACAACAAGACCAGCGCGATCCTGCCCTGGCACAAGACCGGCTACGTGTTCATCAAGCGCGAGAGCCAGGACGCCGTCGCCTGGGTGTCCCTCGGCGGCGTCACCTCCCCCGTCACCACCGCAAACCGCTGA